Below is a window of Leucobacter sp. Psy1 DNA.
GAGTAGCGCTCGCAAGCGCATCGGATCTGCTGGACACCTTCATGCTTCTCGCATCATTGCATCGCTCGGCACTTCGCAGCCCGGAATCTACCCGCTGAAGCCGCGCGTGCAGAGCACTCGCACCCGTGCTACCATGTGCAATGTCACACTTTATACAGCTTCGTCACACCTCCCCGGCTCACCGCCACCACGCGAAAGGAACCCCATGACCGATCAGAAACCCTGGCACGGCGTCATCGTCGCCTCGGCTCTCCCCTTCAACGAAGACCTGTCCGTGAACTACGACAAGTTCGCCGAGCACGTGCAGTTCCTCGCCGACAACGGGTGCGACGGCATCGCCCCGAACGGGTCGCTCGGCGAGTACCAGAACCTCAGCGAGGAGGAGCGCGCCCGCGTCATCACCACCGCCGTCGAGGCCGCCCCCGAGGGCTTCTCGGTTATGGCCGGCGTCGGAGCGTACGGCGCACTGCAGTCGCTGCAGTGGGCGGAACAGGCCGCGGAGGCCGGCGCAGACTGTGTCATGCTGCTCCCCCCGAACACCTACCGCGCCAGCCGCGAGCAGGTGAAGCACCACTACGCCACTGTCGCGAAGGCCGGCCTGCCGATCGTCGGCTACAACAACCCGATCGACACGAAGGTCGACCTCGTTCCCGATCTCATCGCCGAGATCCACGACGCCGGCCACATGGTCGGGGTCAAGGAGTTCACCGGCGATCCCCGCCGGATCTACGAGATCCAGGAGCTCGCCCCGAGCATCGACATCCTCATCGGCACCGACGACAGTGTGCTCGAGGTCGGCATCGCCGGCGCCGTGGGCTGGGTCGCCGGGTACCCCAACGCGATCCCGCAGTCGACGGTGGAGCTCTTCAAGCTGGCCACCTCGGGCGACGTCCGCGACCTCGAGCGCGCGCAGGCCATCTACCGCGACCTGCACTCGCTGCTGCGCTGGGACACCAAGACCGAGTTCGTGGAGTCGATCAAGCTCTCGATGGACGTGCTCGGCCTGTACGGCGGCCCCTGCCGTCCCCCGCGCCTGGCCCTGCCGCAGGACGTCGCCGACCGCATCGTGGCGGACACGAAGGCAGCAGCCGCCAAGGGCTACGACAAGTAAAGCCGCGCGAGTAGCGTGGGGTGCGACAGTCCGGCACCGACTATCGCGCCTCACGCACTCCCTGCCTTTCCCGCTGCGGAGCCACCCGCACGCTTCCCACACGAACACACCCAGGAGCACCATGCGCACCACTCGCGTCTTCCACGCGGTCGACTCGCACACCGAGGGCATGCCGACTCGCGTGATTACCGGCGGAGTCGGCGTCTTGCCCGGCGAGACCATGGCCGAGCGACGCACCTGGTTCATGGAGCACTCCGACCACATCCGGACGCTGCTCATGACCGAGCCGCGCGGGCACGCCTCGATGAGCGGTGCGATTCTCCAACCCGCGACGCGGCCAGATGCGGACTGGGGCGTCCTCTACATCGAGGTCTCCGGGTGCCTGCCGATGTGCGGGCACGGCACCATCGGCGTCGCCACGGTCCTCGTCGAGACCGGAATGGTCACGGTGACGGAACCCGTCACCACGATCCGCCTCGACACTCCCGCGGGCCTCGTCGTCGTGGACGTCGCCGTGAACGACGGCCGGGCCGAGTACGTCACCATCACGAACGTCCCCTCGTTCATCGACCGGCTCGACGCCTCGGTCGAGGTGCCCGGCCTCGGGACCGTGCCGTACGACCTCGCGTTCGGGGGAAACTTCTACGCCATCGTGGACCTCGAGCAGATCGGGATCGAGTGGCGCGATGACCGCGCCAACCAGGGCGAGCTCCTCGATGCCGGCCTGGCGATCATGGATGCGATCAACGCGACCGACGCACCGGTGCACCCCGAACGCGCCGACATTCGCGACTGCCACCACGTCTACCTCAAGGCACCAGGCTCGACGGCGGAGCGCTCACGGCACGCCATGGCCATCCACCCGGGGTGGTTCGACCGCTCCCCCTGCGGCACCGGCACCAGTGCGCGCATGGCACAGCTGCACGCTCGCGGCGAGCTCCCGCTCGACACCGATTTCGTGAACGAGTCCTACATCGGGTCACGCTTCATCGGCCGCCTCACCGGCGAGACGACGGTGGCCGGTCGCCCTGCGGTGATCCCGACGGTCACGGGGCGCGCCTGGATCACGGGGACCGCCCAGTACTTCCTCGACCCGACCGACCCGTTCCCGGAAGGATTCCTCCTGTGACGCTGCCGTACTTCGATGCCGAAGCCGTGCTCGAGACGCTCACCTTCGCACGCGCCATGGACGCCGTCGAGGAGGCGCTGCGGAACGACGTCGACCCTGAACTCGACGGCCCGCGCCTGTTCAGTCCGGCTCCGGACGGCGAGTTCCTGCTCATGCCCGCCCAGGGCGCGCGTTTCAGCGGCCTGAAGGCGCTCACCGTCGCGCCGCAGAACCCGGCGCGCGGTCTCGAGAAGATCCAGGGACTCTACATTCTGCTCGACTCCGGCACGCTGGCGCCCGCCGCCATCATGGAGGGATCGAGCCTCACGGCGATCCGCACCCCCGCGGTCGCGATCAGTGCCGTACGGCAGCTCGCCGCTCTCGCGCCCGCCGGCGCCGAAGTGCCCACGAGCCCGCAGGTTCTCGTCTTCGGAGCGGGCACCCAGGGGCGGGGTTCGGTGCTCGCCGCACGCAGCGTCTTCCCCGACGCGACCTTCGGCGTCGTCGGCCGCAGTGCGGAGCGCGTCTCCCAGCTGCAGAGCGACCTCGCATCCCACGGCATCGACATCGTCGACCGAGGGAACGACGCCGAGGCAGCGGTGCGCGCCGCCGACATCATCATCTGCGCGACCACCGCGAGCACCCCGCTCTTCGACGGCTCGCTCGTGCGCGACACCGCGATCGTCGTCGCCATCGGCACGCACGGGCGCGACCTCCGCGAGCTCGACGACGCGCTCATCACCCGAGCCGATCTCGTCGTCGAGGGCCGCGCGTCGGCCGAGCGTGAGAACGGGAACCTCGCGACCGCGCTCGGGCCAGCGGAATGGGTCTCGAATCCGCCGCCCAACCTCCGCGACCTCGCGACCGGGGCCGTCACCCGCCGCCCAGGGCACCCAGCCGTCTACACCGGCGTCGGCATGTCGTGGGAGGATCTGGTATGCGCGACGGTCGTGTTCACCGAGGGCACGCCCACCCGGTAGCGCCGCCAGAACTCAGGAGGAATCCAGTGCCCACGCTCAGTCAGCTCAAGCGTCCGATGAACCTGCGCGAGACGGTGCTCGACCAGTTGCGCACCGCCATCATCACCGGCGAACTCGCCGAGGGTGTCCTGGTGTCCGCCCCGACGCTCGGACAGCAGCTCGGCGTCTCCGCGACCCCCGTGCGCGAGGCGATGATGGATCTCGCACGTGAAGGACTCGTCGAGACCGTCAAGAACAAGGGGTTCCGGGTGACCCAGATGAGCGAGAAGGATCTCGACGACCTCGCCCAGATTCGGCAGCTGCTCGAGCCGCCGACGATGCACGACGTCGTCGGCCGGATCCCCGACGAGGCCTTCGACGAGCTCATCGCACTCGCCGACCGCTGCGCGGAGGGCGCCGCCGGCGAAGACCTCGTCGAGTACCTGCGCAACGATCGCGCCTTCCACGCGCTCGTCCTCTCCTTCGCCGGGAACCGGCAGCTCACGGATCTCGCCACCTCCCTTCGTTCCCGCACCCGTCTCTACGGGATCACGGCTCTCGCGCACGACGGTCGCCTGACGGCTTCGGCGCACGAGCACCACGAGCTCGTGCGCCTGCTCCGCGACGGCGACGGCGACGGCGCCGAAGCGCTGATGCGCAGCCACATCGGGCACGCCAGGTCGCTCTGGGCGACGGGTGGCGAGGGCCGCACGCCAGAGGACTCCGCGACCGCAGACACGCCCCCAGGAGAGGCAACGTGACCAGAACCACCGACGTCATCGTCATCGGCGCAGGGATCACCGGCTGCGCCGCCGCGTTCTTCGCAGCCAGGGCAGGACTCTCGGTCACGGTGCTCGAACGCGATCTCCCCGTCAGCGGCACGACGTCGCGCTGTGAGGGGAACATCCTCGTCTCCGACAAGGAGCTCGGCCCCGAGCTCGAACTCATGCAGTACTCGCTCGACATCTGGAAGGGCGAGCTCGCCGAGTTCGGCCATCTCTGGGAGTTCGAGAGCAAGGGCGGCATCATCGTCGCATCGCGGCCGAGCAGTCTCGCGTCACTCGAGCGGGTGATGACGGCCCAGCGCGCCTCGGGCATCTCGGCTCGCGAGCTCTCCTCCGACGAGCTCAGGGAGCTCGAGCCCCACGTGACCGACCAGGCACTCGGCGCCGCGTTCTACCCGGAGGACAGTCAGGTACAACCCATCCTCGCCGCGGCCGAGATGCTCCGGCTCGCGCGCGAAGCGGGCGCCACCCTGGTGACCCGTGCCCCCGTCACCGCCCTGCTGCGCGACGGCGACCGGGTGGTCGGCGCCCGCACCCCGAGCGGCGATTTCACGGCGGCGCACGTCGTCAATGCGGCCGGCAGCTGGGCCGGCGACGTCGCGGCGCTCGCCGGTGTCTCCGTGCCCGTGCTCCCCCGACGCGGCTTCGTCATGGTTACCGAACCGCTGCCGCCACGCGTCTTTCACAAGGTCTACGCCGCCGAGTACATCGACAACGTCGGGAGCTCCGACGAGGGCTTGCAGGCGAGCCCGGTCGTCGAGGGAACTCCCGCCGGCACGATCCTCATCGGCTCGAGCCGCGAGCGCGTCGGCTTCGACAGCACCGTCAGCACCGAAGCGCTCCGCACCATCGCAGCCAACGCGATCGAGCTCTTCCCGTTCCTTGAGCGCACCAGGATCATGCGGCAGTACCACGGGTTCCGTCCCTACTGCCCCGATCACCTGCCCGTCATCGGGCCGGATCCCCGCGCGCCCGGGCTGTGGCACGCCTGCGGGCACGAGGGCGCGGGAATCGGGCTGGCTGCGGGAACCGGGAAGCTCCTCGCGCAGGCGCTGAGCGGCGACGATCCCGACATGTCACTCGTCCACTTCCGACCCGAGCGATTCGGGGACGGCGGGGCCCAGGCTCCCATCGCACCGACCGGCGCATCGACCACCCAGACCGACTTCGAGGAGGCGAGCGCGTGAGCGACATTCCACAGGCAGGAAGTCCGCACGGTTCGGAGCGCACCGGTGCCGCGACGAGCCGCGTGCGCGGCACCTTCGACGGAGAGCCGCTCGAGGCGGAAGCGGGCACGAGCGTCGCCTCGGCCCTGATCGCGACAGGCACCCGCTCGTGGCGCACGACCCGCGAGGGCCGCTCCCGCGGACTCTTCTGCGGCATCGGCGTCTGCTTCGACTGCCTCGTCGA
It encodes the following:
- a CDS encoding dihydrodipicolinate synthase family protein: MTDQKPWHGVIVASALPFNEDLSVNYDKFAEHVQFLADNGCDGIAPNGSLGEYQNLSEEERARVITTAVEAAPEGFSVMAGVGAYGALQSLQWAEQAAEAGADCVMLLPPNTYRASREQVKHHYATVAKAGLPIVGYNNPIDTKVDLVPDLIAEIHDAGHMVGVKEFTGDPRRIYEIQELAPSIDILIGTDDSVLEVGIAGAVGWVAGYPNAIPQSTVELFKLATSGDVRDLERAQAIYRDLHSLLRWDTKTEFVESIKLSMDVLGLYGGPCRPPRLALPQDVADRIVADTKAAAAKGYDK
- a CDS encoding proline racemase family protein, giving the protein MRTTRVFHAVDSHTEGMPTRVITGGVGVLPGETMAERRTWFMEHSDHIRTLLMTEPRGHASMSGAILQPATRPDADWGVLYIEVSGCLPMCGHGTIGVATVLVETGMVTVTEPVTTIRLDTPAGLVVVDVAVNDGRAEYVTITNVPSFIDRLDASVEVPGLGTVPYDLAFGGNFYAIVDLEQIGIEWRDDRANQGELLDAGLAIMDAINATDAPVHPERADIRDCHHVYLKAPGSTAERSRHAMAIHPGWFDRSPCGTGTSARMAQLHARGELPLDTDFVNESYIGSRFIGRLTGETTVAGRPAVIPTVTGRAWITGTAQYFLDPTDPFPEGFLL
- a CDS encoding ornithine cyclodeaminase family protein codes for the protein MTLPYFDAEAVLETLTFARAMDAVEEALRNDVDPELDGPRLFSPAPDGEFLLMPAQGARFSGLKALTVAPQNPARGLEKIQGLYILLDSGTLAPAAIMEGSSLTAIRTPAVAISAVRQLAALAPAGAEVPTSPQVLVFGAGTQGRGSVLAARSVFPDATFGVVGRSAERVSQLQSDLASHGIDIVDRGNDAEAAVRAADIIICATTASTPLFDGSLVRDTAIVVAIGTHGRDLRELDDALITRADLVVEGRASAERENGNLATALGPAEWVSNPPPNLRDLATGAVTRRPGHPAVYTGVGMSWEDLVCATVVFTEGTPTR
- a CDS encoding GntR family transcriptional regulator encodes the protein MPTLSQLKRPMNLRETVLDQLRTAIITGELAEGVLVSAPTLGQQLGVSATPVREAMMDLAREGLVETVKNKGFRVTQMSEKDLDDLAQIRQLLEPPTMHDVVGRIPDEAFDELIALADRCAEGAAGEDLVEYLRNDRAFHALVLSFAGNRQLTDLATSLRSRTRLYGITALAHDGRLTASAHEHHELVRLLRDGDGDGAEALMRSHIGHARSLWATGGEGRTPEDSATADTPPGEAT
- a CDS encoding FAD-binding oxidoreductase, which encodes MTRTTDVIVIGAGITGCAAAFFAARAGLSVTVLERDLPVSGTTSRCEGNILVSDKELGPELELMQYSLDIWKGELAEFGHLWEFESKGGIIVASRPSSLASLERVMTAQRASGISARELSSDELRELEPHVTDQALGAAFYPEDSQVQPILAAAEMLRLAREAGATLVTRAPVTALLRDGDRVVGARTPSGDFTAAHVVNAAGSWAGDVAALAGVSVPVLPRRGFVMVTEPLPPRVFHKVYAAEYIDNVGSSDEGLQASPVVEGTPAGTILIGSSRERVGFDSTVSTEALRTIAANAIELFPFLERTRIMRQYHGFRPYCPDHLPVIGPDPRAPGLWHACGHEGAGIGLAAGTGKLLAQALSGDDPDMSLVHFRPERFGDGGAQAPIAPTGASTTQTDFEEASA
- a CDS encoding (2Fe-2S)-binding protein; amino-acid sequence: MSDIPQAGSPHGSERTGAATSRVRGTFDGEPLEAEAGTSVASALIATGTRSWRTTREGRSRGLFCGIGVCFDCLVEIDGESGQRACMIPLGEGMDVRSASGPRTTHDAGTGTSTGRDADGTDAA